A single genomic interval of uncultured Desulfobacter sp. harbors:
- a CDS encoding GNAT family N-acetyltransferase: MDLKQVCPDKLLTAQASVKKIRNGSRVFIGTGCGEPQHLIRTMVANQSLQDIVVYQMLSTTLAEYLNDDNFSSRFSIKLFFISVLMRKFAFEGKIDYIPAYLSQIPKVFRNNEIGLDVALIQVSPPDPHGYCSLGISVDITLSGMKSAQVTIAQVNPQMPRTWGDSLVHIDDIDYLVEYEEELLESLPKTKNKTVVERIGHYVSQLVDDGATLQIGFGHLPHAIMPYLAGKKDLGIHTQVITDGLLPLFKQKVITNRKKNFLPERAVASLCMGSKELYKYIADNPMFYFSSSEFVNDPNVIARNDHLISISSALEVDLTGQICTDSKGYLFYSGIGDQVDFIRGSAMSKGGFSIVIIPSTAQNGQISRIVTHLSEGAGVATTRGDIDIVVTEYGIAEIRRKSIFQRVMELAQIAHPKFRKKLIEEAKQRHYIFSDQLPPTNQDLLFLVAYKYNMLLPGGKQLEVRPLQPSDEFESRNFYYSLQEDSIYFRFFNRRKVFSRRMLQQMWAQVDYSRNMTLIALMQQGKRKQIVAVASYAEVDPKNAEVAFLVQEELHGQGIATFLLNCLEKIARKNNYSGFTALVLAENRKMINVFKHTYPHAKFIRGESGEIEVIMPFDFIGKPNTPSNHDK; this comes from the coding sequence ATGGATTTAAAACAAGTCTGTCCCGATAAGCTACTCACCGCCCAAGCAAGTGTAAAAAAAATTCGCAATGGTTCACGGGTATTCATCGGTACAGGATGTGGAGAACCCCAGCACCTGATCCGGACCATGGTCGCAAATCAGTCCCTCCAAGACATTGTTGTATATCAAATGCTGTCAACTACCCTGGCGGAATACCTGAATGACGACAATTTTTCGTCCCGGTTTTCCATTAAACTGTTTTTTATTTCCGTTCTTATGCGTAAATTTGCATTTGAAGGAAAAATTGACTATATCCCGGCCTACCTGTCCCAGATTCCAAAAGTTTTCCGGAACAATGAAATCGGCCTGGATGTTGCCCTGATCCAGGTCAGTCCTCCGGACCCCCATGGCTACTGCTCGTTAGGCATTTCCGTGGACATCACCCTTTCCGGAATGAAAAGTGCCCAAGTTACCATCGCACAGGTCAATCCCCAAATGCCCAGAACCTGGGGAGATTCGTTGGTACATATCGACGACATTGATTATTTAGTGGAATACGAAGAAGAGCTTCTGGAATCCCTGCCCAAGACAAAAAACAAAACCGTGGTCGAGCGCATCGGCCATTATGTCAGCCAGCTTGTGGATGACGGTGCCACACTGCAGATCGGTTTCGGGCACCTGCCCCATGCCATCATGCCCTATCTGGCCGGCAAAAAAGACCTTGGTATCCATACCCAGGTAATAACGGACGGTCTTCTGCCTTTATTTAAACAGAAGGTAATCACCAACCGCAAAAAAAATTTTCTCCCCGAACGGGCTGTTGCGTCCCTTTGTATGGGATCAAAGGAATTATATAAATATATAGCTGACAACCCCATGTTCTACTTCAGCTCCTCTGAATTTGTGAACGACCCCAATGTCATTGCCAGAAATGATCACCTGATCTCCATCAGCTCAGCCCTGGAGGTGGATTTGACAGGCCAGATATGCACGGATTCAAAGGGGTATCTGTTTTATTCGGGCATTGGCGACCAGGTGGATTTCATCAGGGGGTCTGCCATGTCCAAAGGTGGATTTTCCATTGTCATCATCCCGTCCACCGCCCAGAACGGCCAGATATCCAGGATTGTGACGCATTTAAGCGAAGGTGCCGGGGTTGCCACCACCCGGGGTGACATTGATATTGTGGTCACTGAATACGGCATTGCAGAAATCCGGCGAAAAAGTATTTTCCAAAGAGTTATGGAGCTGGCCCAGATTGCCCATCCTAAATTCCGCAAGAAGCTCATTGAAGAGGCCAAACAGCGCCATTATATTTTCAGCGACCAGCTGCCGCCCACAAACCAGGACCTGCTGTTTCTTGTTGCCTATAAATACAACATGCTTTTACCCGGCGGAAAACAGTTGGAAGTCAGGCCGCTTCAGCCTTCGGATGAATTCGAATCCAGAAATTTCTACTATTCCCTCCAGGAAGATTCCATCTATTTTCGATTTTTTAACCGGCGCAAAGTGTTCTCAAGGCGCATGCTCCAGCAGATGTGGGCCCAGGTGGATTACAGCCGGAATATGACCCTTATTGCCCTTATGCAGCAGGGCAAACGCAAACAGATTGTGGCGGTGGCGTCTTACGCAGAAGTGGACCCCAAGAATGCGGAAGTGGCATTTCTGGTCCAGGAAGAACTTCATGGTCAGGGAATTGCCACTTTTTTACTAAACTGCCTTGAAAAAATTGCCCGGAAGAACAATTATTCCGGTTTCACTGCCCTTGTCCTGGCCGAAAACCGGAAAATGATCAATGTGTTTAAACACACCTACCCCCACGCAAAATTTATACGAGGGGAAAGTGGTGAAATTGAGGTAATTATGCCTTTTGACTTCATTGGAAAACCGAATACACCTTCCAACCATGACAAATAA
- a CDS encoding tRNA-dihydrouridine synthase, producing the protein MTNNPPFLILAPLQGVTDVVFRQTYARHFNGIDQAMAPFISTMSSRRLKPSRLKDVDPALNTALPVIPQILGNNPDDFIYLGDYLFDMGYTQVNWNLGCPHSKIAKKLRGSGLLSHPDKIDAFLPGNSGHEAHPKR; encoded by the coding sequence ATGACAAATAATCCTCCCTTTTTGATACTGGCTCCTTTGCAGGGGGTTACAGATGTGGTGTTCAGACAGACGTATGCCCGGCATTTCAACGGCATTGATCAGGCCATGGCCCCGTTTATCTCCACCATGAGCAGCAGACGCCTGAAACCGTCCAGGCTGAAAGACGTGGATCCGGCTTTGAACACAGCCCTTCCTGTCATCCCACAGATCCTGGGAAATAATCCGGATGATTTTATCTATCTTGGGGATTATCTTTTTGACATGGGCTATACCCAGGTGAATTGGAACCTTGGGTGCCCCCATTCAAAAATTGCAAAAAAACTGCGGGGCTCAGGCCTCTTATCCCACCCGGATAAAATAGACGCCTTTCTCCCGGGTAATTCCGGCCATGAAGCCCACCCTAAGCGTTAA
- a CDS encoding tRNA-dihydrouridine synthase, translating to MKPTLSVKIRLGRKKKEEIRDLIAMFNTHKLDEIILHPRTGEQMYTGTADIDAFERAMNACIHPMVYNGDIVDKASWEKIRQRFPKISHFMIGRGILSNPFLPEQIKGVNTDSQNNESQQRERLKTFHADLFNSYKQVFSGPGHLIGRMKGFWNYLGPSFINSKKPLKKLLKSNSEQDYSERVNEFWEMNLKFCPGRIE from the coding sequence ATGAAGCCCACCCTAAGCGTTAAAATACGCCTGGGCCGTAAAAAAAAAGAAGAGATCCGGGACCTGATTGCAATGTTCAACACCCACAAGCTTGACGAAATTATTCTGCATCCCAGAACCGGAGAACAGATGTATACAGGCACCGCTGATATTGACGCGTTTGAAAGGGCCATGAACGCCTGTATCCATCCCATGGTATATAACGGGGATATTGTGGACAAGGCATCATGGGAAAAAATCCGGCAGCGGTTTCCAAAAATCAGTCATTTCATGATCGGCAGAGGCATTCTTTCCAACCCCTTTTTGCCCGAGCAGATCAAGGGGGTGAACACCGATTCCCAAAACAATGAGAGCCAACAGCGTGAACGCTTGAAAACCTTTCACGCGGATCTTTTTAACAGTTATAAACAGGTCTTTTCAGGCCCGGGGCACCTTATCGGTCGCATGAAGGGATTTTGGAACTATCTGGGACCCTCCTTTATAAACAGCAAAAAACCGTTGAAAAAACTGCTTAAGTCAAATTCGGAACAGGATTATTCAGAGCGAGTCAATGAATTTTGGGAAATGAACTTAAAATTTTGTCCGGGCAGGATAGAATGA
- a CDS encoding sigma 54-interacting transcriptional regulator: MNNQGVWNLNFLNHILDAMAEGLFTLDQDGKITAWNRAMENISGYTTEQAVGQSCSLIKCSRCYDQVNPADISQCGVLAHGKTETKECFIRHKDGYDVPVIKNARLVRDEKGNILGIVETLTDLTEIKAIKAREASAKQELEKRYALGNIIGKSAAMEKVFHAIRAAADSRATILIQGESGTGKELVARAIHYEAAGGQRPLVTVNCSALSETLLESELFGHVKGAFTGAHKDRIGRFEQADTGTIFLDEIGELTPYMQVKLLRVLQEREIERVGDTRKKKIDIRIIAATHKDLNTLTREGTFREDLYYRLKVFPIRLPPLRQRLEDIPLLVRSFIEKGNKHEGMDIRNVTPDAMKALMAYPWPGNVRELENAIAHGFVLCRTREISRADLPDEVCSQNQFHTASPGSVSLSSPPYFLPAPLTRERLVSLLDACNWNKAEVARQLGKSRTLVWKYMKKWDIPLKKS, from the coding sequence GTGAATAATCAGGGGGTCTGGAACCTTAATTTTTTAAACCATATTTTAGATGCCATGGCTGAAGGGCTGTTTACTTTGGACCAGGACGGTAAAATTACAGCCTGGAACCGGGCGATGGAAAATATCAGCGGCTACACCACCGAACAGGCTGTGGGACAGAGTTGCAGCCTGATAAAATGCAGCCGGTGTTATGATCAGGTGAATCCGGCGGATATATCCCAATGCGGGGTGCTGGCGCATGGCAAAACTGAAACCAAGGAATGCTTTATCCGGCACAAGGACGGTTATGATGTGCCGGTGATCAAAAATGCCAGACTGGTCCGGGATGAAAAGGGTAATATCCTGGGTATTGTGGAAACCTTGACCGATTTAACGGAAATCAAAGCCATCAAGGCCCGGGAGGCGTCTGCTAAACAGGAACTTGAAAAGCGTTATGCCCTTGGCAATATTATTGGGAAATCGGCCGCCATGGAAAAGGTGTTCCATGCCATCCGGGCAGCGGCCGACAGCCGGGCGACCATTCTGATCCAGGGGGAAAGCGGTACCGGAAAAGAGCTTGTGGCCCGGGCCATCCACTATGAAGCGGCCGGGGGGCAGCGTCCCCTGGTGACGGTGAACTGCTCCGCACTGTCCGAGACACTGCTGGAAAGTGAGTTGTTCGGTCATGTCAAGGGCGCGTTCACCGGTGCGCATAAAGACAGGATCGGACGCTTTGAACAGGCAGACACCGGCACCATATTTCTTGATGAAATTGGGGAACTGACGCCATATATGCAGGTAAAGCTGCTGCGGGTGCTTCAGGAAAGGGAAATTGAGCGGGTGGGGGATACCCGGAAAAAGAAAATTGACATCCGGATTATTGCCGCCACCCATAAAGATTTGAACACCCTGACCCGGGAGGGGACGTTTCGTGAGGATTTGTATTACCGGCTTAAGGTATTTCCCATCCGGCTTCCGCCGTTGCGGCAGCGCTTGGAGGATATCCCTTTGTTGGTCCGCAGCTTCATTGAAAAGGGAAACAAGCACGAGGGCATGGATATCCGCAATGTGACCCCGGATGCCATGAAAGCACTGATGGCCTATCCATGGCCTGGAAATGTACGGGAGCTGGAAAACGCCATTGCCCATGGATTTGTGCTGTGCCGCACCCGTGAAATAAGCCGTGCGGACCTGCCTGACGAGGTTTGCAGTCAGAATCAATTCCATACGGCGTCCCCAGGGAGCGTTTCATTGTCATCTCCGCCTTACTTTCTCCCGGCCCCCTTAACCCGGGAGCGCCTGGTATCACTTCTGGATGCCTGCAATTGGAACAAGGCTGAGGTGGCAAGACAACTTGGGAAAAGTCGTACCCTTGTCTGGAAGTACATGAAAAAATGGGATATTCCACTTAAAAAAAGCTAA
- a CDS encoding universal stress protein has protein sequence MIQKPKRILFASDLSANMKEVFKQAVSLSTLSDAGIIVLHVMEEAGKNSERRVQRAFGETLYNSVL, from the coding sequence ATGATCCAAAAACCAAAACGTATTTTGTTCGCCTCGGACCTGTCCGCCAACATGAAAGAGGTGTTTAAACAAGCCGTATCCCTTTCCACGCTAAGCGATGCGGGTATCATCGTGCTTCATGTTATGGAAGAGGCCGGGAAAAATTCAGAACGACGTGTACAGCGCGCATTTGGAGAAACACTTTACAACTCCGTTCTATAA
- a CDS encoding universal stress protein — MSSPIEKILVTESKSIADEITRTAVEEGCNIIVIGCGHQSFIETALGDNIARKVLKRTSVPVLVVPLLKT; from the coding sequence GTGAGTTCTCCCATTGAAAAAATCCTTGTTACGGAAAGTAAATCCATTGCCGATGAAATAACACGGACAGCAGTAGAAGAAGGATGCAATATAATTGTTATCGGGTGTGGACACCAAAGTTTTATAGAAACGGCATTAGGGGACAATATTGCCCGCAAGGTGCTCAAACGAACGAGTGTTCCTGTGCTGGTGGTCCCTTTGCTTAAAACTTGA
- a CDS encoding DUF1848 domain-containing protein → MTGPTGILSASRRTDIPGWYTPWFLDRIEQGYFFVTNPFNRQSRRVNATPKDIHTIVFWSKNYGPFLDLNAHKILAQKGFHLFFNFTINTPLKELEPGLPDLSDRLNQARRIARELSPLQVAWRFDPICFYEKGGQMFNNLDAFEHIAGQLSQMGIKKCITSFYDPYKKVAARIKRMTEPGSPMIKFMDPAMDRKAEIIRSMAQFLKPLGMDLFLCCEKELMDAAGLQPYASPNACINGHLYKTLFGGNPETRKDYGQRRKKGCQCTRSVDIGAYEDHPCFHNCLFCYARTGLDITKPAMG, encoded by the coding sequence TTGACCGGCCCCACCGGCATCCTGTCCGCCTCCCGGCGTACAGATATACCAGGATGGTACACACCCTGGTTTCTGGACAGAATTGAACAAGGCTATTTTTTTGTTACCAATCCATTTAATAGACAGTCCCGCAGGGTTAATGCAACCCCCAAGGATATTCACACCATCGTGTTCTGGTCCAAAAATTATGGCCCGTTCCTGGACTTAAACGCCCACAAAATTTTAGCTCAAAAAGGCTTTCACCTGTTTTTCAATTTTACTATCAATACGCCTTTAAAAGAACTTGAGCCTGGCCTGCCGGACCTGTCAGATCGTCTGAACCAGGCCCGGCGCATTGCCCGGGAATTAAGTCCCCTGCAGGTTGCCTGGCGTTTTGACCCCATCTGTTTTTATGAGAAAGGCGGCCAAATGTTTAACAACCTTGACGCCTTTGAACATATTGCAGGGCAATTGTCACAGATGGGCATCAAAAAATGCATTACCAGTTTTTACGATCCGTACAAAAAGGTGGCTGCAAGAATTAAACGCATGACTGAGCCGGGCAGCCCCATGATCAAATTCATGGATCCAGCCATGGACCGCAAGGCAGAAATTATCCGCAGTATGGCACAATTTCTCAAACCTCTTGGTATGGACCTTTTTCTATGCTGTGAAAAAGAACTGATGGACGCAGCCGGATTACAGCCATATGCATCCCCTAACGCCTGCATCAACGGTCACCTTTATAAAACCTTGTTCGGCGGAAATCCGGAAACCCGCAAAGATTATGGACAACGGCGTAAAAAGGGCTGTCAATGCACAAGATCCGTTGACATTGGCGCCTATGAAGACCACCCTTGTTTCCACAACTGCCTTTTCTGTTATGCCAGGACGGGCCTTGACATCACAAAACCGGCCATGGGCTGA
- the dusB gene encoding tRNA dihydrouridine synthase DusB has protein sequence MKIKDLEINGITFLAPLAGITNLPFRQLVKACGCAVVCSEMISAKGIFYNAEKTITLLKSEQNERPLSVQIFGSDPVSMGQAAAFIDDLGTADIIDINFGCSVRKVVKQGAGVALMKNPALAQKILKAVRDATSLPFTIKIRCGWDASGNQAVNLAKIAEDQGVDAIAFHPRTAAQGFRGKADWELIARLKQAIRIPVIGNGDIVTPQDAGEMLSQTGCDAVMVGRAAMANPFILSQIEQYVAHGTFTRPEPWAIFRKMEALTQGYVSYFGEITACRMLRGRLSWFIRGFPGAAAFRRELSTIASSDHALKIIRDFEAGLKS, from the coding sequence ATGAAAATAAAAGACTTAGAAATTAACGGCATCACCTTTCTGGCCCCCCTGGCCGGGATTACCAACCTGCCCTTCAGGCAACTGGTAAAGGCGTGTGGGTGCGCGGTGGTATGTTCGGAGATGATCAGCGCCAAGGGTATCTTTTACAATGCGGAAAAAACCATAACCCTGCTTAAGTCAGAACAAAATGAGCGGCCATTATCCGTACAAATTTTCGGTTCAGATCCGGTGTCCATGGGGCAGGCTGCAGCATTTATCGATGATCTTGGCACAGCGGATATCATTGACATCAATTTTGGCTGCAGTGTCAGAAAAGTGGTCAAACAAGGGGCCGGTGTTGCGCTCATGAAAAATCCGGCCCTTGCCCAAAAAATCTTAAAGGCCGTCAGGGATGCCACATCCCTCCCCTTTACCATAAAAATACGCTGCGGCTGGGATGCGTCCGGGAATCAAGCCGTGAATTTGGCAAAAATCGCAGAAGACCAAGGCGTTGACGCCATCGCCTTTCACCCGAGAACAGCGGCTCAAGGATTCAGGGGAAAAGCGGACTGGGAGCTGATCGCACGACTTAAACAAGCCATCCGTATTCCCGTGATCGGAAACGGGGATATTGTTACCCCCCAGGACGCAGGAGAAATGCTTTCCCAGACCGGCTGTGATGCCGTCATGGTGGGAAGAGCAGCCATGGCCAATCCGTTCATCCTTTCACAGATCGAACAGTATGTGGCCCATGGCACATTCACTCGTCCTGAGCCTTGGGCCATCTTCAGAAAAATGGAAGCGTTGACCCAGGGGTATGTATCCTATTTCGGGGAAATTACGGCATGCCGGATGCTTCGGGGGCGGCTTTCATGGTTTATCCGGGGATTTCCCGGTGCCGCTGCGTTCCGCCGGGAATTATCCACCATTGCAAGCAGTGACCATGCCCTTAAGATAATCCGGGATTTCGAGGCAGGCCTTAAATCCTAA
- the queF gene encoding preQ(1) synthase, whose protein sequence is MKNKQYDTPFTVDTAEVITSDLLEPIEYGYKSKRSIDIKITQPEYTSVCPMTGLPDNGTIIVEYRPDAHLVELKSLKYYLMQYRNVGMFYEHVVNKILDDLVYVINPLYMKVTGEFTPRGGISSVGSAEYIKDASNN, encoded by the coding sequence ATGAAAAATAAGCAATACGACACCCCTTTTACAGTAGATACGGCTGAGGTTATCACATCGGACCTGTTGGAACCTATTGAATATGGATATAAGTCCAAACGCAGCATTGATATTAAAATTACCCAGCCCGAATACACGTCGGTCTGCCCCATGACAGGGTTGCCTGATAACGGGACCATTATCGTTGAGTACCGGCCGGACGCTCATCTGGTGGAATTGAAATCATTGAAATACTATCTGATGCAGTACAGGAACGTCGGGATGTTTTATGAGCATGTGGTAAATAAAATTCTGGATGATCTGGTCTATGTTATAAATCCCCTTTACATGAAAGTGACTGGCGAATTCACCCCACGCGGCGGGATTTCGTCCGTGGGATCTGCCGAATATATCAAGGATGCCTCTAATAATTAG
- a CDS encoding HNH endonuclease, producing the protein MTDIQFFSFPDDAALKKERAKARQLRGGQWWKRKRSSGICHYCGKKFPPKELTMDHVIPLSRGGRSEKFNLVPCCKACNTQKKRMLPAEWDEYIERLRADS; encoded by the coding sequence ATGACAGATATACAATTTTTTTCTTTTCCCGACGATGCCGCACTGAAAAAGGAACGGGCCAAGGCCAGGCAACTTAGGGGCGGCCAGTGGTGGAAGCGAAAACGATCGTCCGGAATATGTCACTATTGCGGAAAAAAATTTCCCCCCAAAGAATTGACCATGGATCATGTGATTCCCCTTTCCCGGGGAGGGCGCTCGGAGAAATTTAACCTGGTGCCATGCTGCAAGGCGTGTAATACTCAAAAAAAACGCATGTTACCGGCAGAATGGGATGAATATATAGAACGGCTGCGGGCTGATAGTTAG
- the era gene encoding GTPase Era, with the protein MSKISRSGFVGIIGAPNAGKSTLLNQVLGQKISITSKKPQTTRDRILGIVNRPSSQIVFLDTPGIHRSTTLLNQRIVDQAVQAMDDVDLILFMVDAVSRNYASEKMIIKRFETVRKPVILALNKIDLAKKAAVYEQVEMFRHMYAFETIVPVSAGKNIQVDLLLDEVESRLPKGPPLYPEETFTDVSEKYMVSEIIREKVFRLTGMEIPYSSAVTVDAFEVEKKLIVIHASIHLVRNSQKGIVIGKNGSMLKRIGSSARKDIEQMLGSKVLLKLFVKVTRDWVSNKRKLSEFGY; encoded by the coding sequence ATGTCTAAGATCTCCCGTTCGGGGTTTGTGGGGATTATCGGCGCCCCAAATGCCGGGAAATCCACTCTGCTCAATCAGGTTCTGGGTCAGAAAATTTCAATTACATCCAAAAAACCCCAGACCACCCGGGACCGGATTCTTGGCATTGTGAATCGTCCCAGTTCCCAGATCGTGTTTCTGGATACGCCGGGAATTCATAGAAGTACCACACTGCTTAATCAGCGAATCGTGGACCAGGCGGTCCAGGCCATGGACGATGTGGATTTGATTCTTTTTATGGTGGATGCGGTGTCCCGGAACTATGCGTCGGAAAAGATGATCATAAAGCGGTTTGAAACCGTGCGTAAACCTGTGATTCTGGCGCTGAACAAAATTGATCTGGCGAAAAAAGCGGCTGTGTATGAGCAGGTGGAGATGTTCAGGCATATGTATGCGTTTGAGACCATTGTGCCTGTCTCTGCCGGAAAAAATATCCAGGTGGACTTACTTCTTGATGAAGTGGAATCCCGGCTGCCCAAGGGGCCGCCCCTCTATCCCGAGGAGACCTTCACCGATGTTTCCGAAAAATATATGGTCAGCGAAATTATCCGGGAAAAAGTGTTCAGACTCACCGGTATGGAGATCCCCTATTCATCCGCAGTTACTGTGGATGCTTTTGAAGTGGAAAAAAAGCTGATCGTTATCCATGCCAGCATTCATTTGGTGCGTAATTCCCAAAAGGGCATTGTCATTGGGAAAAACGGGAGCATGCTCAAGCGTATCGGATCAAGCGCCCGGAAAGATATTGAACAAATGTTGGGTAGCAAAGTGCTGCTAAAGCTGTTTGTCAAGGTGACCCGGGACTGGGTTTCCAATAAGCGCAAACTCAGTGAATTTGGATATTAA
- the yihA gene encoding ribosome biogenesis GTP-binding protein YihA/YsxC: MKIRAVEFIKSAAKPAHYPEYDFPEIAFAGRSNVGKSSLINTLINRKDMVKTSSRPGCTQLINFFLVNFPDTGDVPQEELSLVDLPGYGYAKVSKKIRAQWQPMVETYVGTRRNLLGLILLMDIRRDPGKEELDMVRWLETKQMPCLLVLTKADKLSKTKQLKQLDAACKAFNRDRDGIVLFSAKTRQGRRIIWDEIHNLIDWYQEEE, translated from the coding sequence ATGAAAATCCGTGCCGTTGAATTCATAAAAAGTGCGGCAAAGCCCGCCCATTATCCGGAATACGATTTCCCGGAAATCGCGTTTGCGGGCAGATCCAATGTGGGAAAGTCATCTTTGATCAACACCTTGATTAACCGCAAGGATATGGTTAAAACAAGTTCCCGGCCCGGATGCACCCAGCTGATTAATTTTTTTCTGGTCAATTTTCCGGACACGGGAGATGTGCCCCAGGAGGAGTTGTCCCTGGTGGATCTTCCCGGATACGGATATGCCAAAGTGTCCAAAAAAATCAGGGCACAATGGCAACCCATGGTCGAAACCTATGTCGGGACGCGCAGGAATTTGTTAGGTCTGATCCTGCTCATGGATATCCGCAGGGACCCCGGCAAAGAGGAACTGGATATGGTCCGCTGGCTTGAAACAAAGCAGATGCCCTGTCTTCTGGTGTTGACAAAGGCGGATAAATTATCAAAAACCAAACAGTTAAAGCAGTTGGATGCAGCCTGTAAAGCGTTTAACCGGGACCGGGACGGGATCGTTCTTTTCTCGGCTAAAACCCGGCAGGGTCGCCGGATTATATGGGATGAAATTCATAACCTTATTGACTGGTATCAGGAGGAGGAATAG
- a CDS encoding pyridoxal phosphate-dependent aminotransferase — MRIEQGDLKMSVAKRCEQIKPFIVMDVMEKIHKMEAKGVDVIHMEIGEPDFHVPECVNRVCVEALEQNETCYTNSLGDLRLRRAISDYHKRIYGTTVDPDQILVTNGTSPAMLLLFSALLDPGDEVIVSDPHYACYANFIRYVQGEPVFVKVHEQNGFIYTPEAIREKITPKTKAIFINSPSNPTGTVIPEARMKEIVDVAKEHGLYIVSDEIYHGLTYEGKDHSILEFTDQAFVLNGFSKLFAMTGLRLGYLIAPQKFVRALQVLQQNFFICANSITQLAGAVALTDADKETQAMRDTYNERRKFMIRRLKEMGLSMMVEPTGAFYVFVNFKHISTDSYALAFDILEKAHIGVTPGIDFGANGEGYLRFSYANSLDNLKIGMDRLEDYLKRYA, encoded by the coding sequence ATGCGCATTGAACAAGGTGATCTGAAAATGAGTGTGGCTAAACGATGTGAACAGATAAAGCCGTTCATTGTTATGGATGTGATGGAAAAAATCCATAAAATGGAAGCTAAGGGTGTGGACGTGATTCACATGGAGATCGGAGAGCCGGACTTTCATGTGCCTGAATGCGTCAACCGGGTCTGTGTTGAGGCCTTAGAGCAGAATGAAACCTGCTATACCAATAGTTTAGGAGATCTTCGCCTGCGCCGGGCCATCAGTGATTATCACAAACGCATCTACGGAACGACTGTGGATCCCGACCAAATCCTTGTGACTAACGGGACATCGCCTGCTATGCTTCTGCTGTTCAGCGCACTGCTGGACCCCGGTGATGAGGTTATCGTTTCAGATCCCCATTATGCCTGCTATGCCAATTTCATCCGGTATGTCCAGGGGGAACCTGTTTTTGTCAAGGTGCATGAACAAAACGGTTTTATATATACGCCCGAAGCCATCAGGGAAAAAATTACACCTAAAACCAAGGCTATTTTTATCAATTCCCCCTCCAATCCCACGGGAACCGTCATCCCCGAGGCCCGGATGAAAGAGATTGTTGACGTTGCCAAAGAACATGGTCTGTATATTGTTTCCGATGAAATTTACCATGGCCTGACCTACGAAGGCAAAGACCACTCCATTTTGGAATTTACCGATCAGGCTTTTGTCCTCAACGGTTTTTCAAAACTGTTTGCCATGACAGGGCTTCGTTTAGGTTACCTGATTGCCCCCCAAAAATTTGTCCGGGCCCTTCAGGTGCTGCAGCAAAACTTCTTTATCTGTGCCAATTCCATTACCCAGCTGGCAGGCGCGGTTGCACTGACCGATGCCGATAAGGAAACCCAAGCCATGCGCGATACATACAATGAGCGCAGGAAATTCATGATCCGGCGCCTTAAAGAGATGGGGCTTTCAATGATGGTGGAGCCTACTGGTGCTTTTTATGTTTTTGTGAATTTCAAACATATTTCCACCGATTCCTATGCCCTGGCATTTGATATCCTGGAAAAGGCACATATCGGGGTGACCCCTGGCATTGATTTTGGCGCCAATGGTGAAGGATATTTACGGTTCTCCTATGCCAATTCCCTGGACAATCTTAAAATTGGAATGGACCGCCTGGAAGATTATTTGAAAAGGTATGCATGA